The following are from one region of the Anaeropeptidivorans aminofermentans genome:
- a CDS encoding GntR family transcriptional regulator, translated as MDYVNINKFSPVPLHEQIKSSVIKAMRAGIISPGEKLPTENEICQKFGVSRPVVRQAYSRLAQDGLVERKRGIGTFVKPLSVGEFITHIFSYKEELNILGKKPGTVLVASDIMGFDEDIFSKLHLEKKDKCLKIERMRYANDQPFTFIKNYVPIKIFHGLEKYDFSKESLYHILTTQYDAEPVKSYRTLYAGIINIKEAGYLQVSVNSPINMLESLTFDKYDRPIDYSIETYPGNYHRFSFIAYKE; from the coding sequence ATGGATTATGTTAACATAAATAAATTTAGCCCTGTGCCTTTACATGAGCAGATTAAATCCAGCGTAATAAAGGCAATGCGTGCAGGCATCATAAGCCCGGGGGAAAAATTGCCCACGGAAAATGAAATCTGCCAGAAATTCGGGGTATCCCGCCCTGTGGTGCGTCAGGCTTATAGCCGCCTCGCTCAGGATGGGCTTGTAGAGCGTAAAAGAGGCATCGGAACCTTTGTCAAGCCTTTAAGTGTAGGGGAGTTTATAACCCATATTTTCAGTTATAAAGAAGAGCTTAATATTTTAGGCAAAAAGCCCGGAACGGTTCTGGTGGCTTCTGATATCATGGGCTTTGATGAAGACATATTTTCAAAACTGCATCTCGAAAAGAAAGACAAATGCCTAAAGATTGAAAGAATGCGCTATGCAAATGACCAGCCCTTTACTTTTATAAAAAATTATGTGCCTATAAAGATTTTCCACGGTTTGGAAAAATACGATTTTTCCAAAGAATCTCTTTATCATATTTTAACGACGCAATACGATGCAGAGCCTGTTAAATCCTACAGGACTCTTTATGCCGGCATTATTAACATCAAGGAAGCCGGGTATTTGCAGGTTTCAGTAAATTCCCCGATAAATATGCTTGAAAGCCTTACCTTTGATAAATATGACAGGCCCATTGATTACAGTATTGAAACTTATCCCGGCAATTACCATAGGTTTTCATTTATAGCCTATAAAGAATAA
- a CDS encoding PTS sugar transporter subunit IIA, with product MAGVIITGHGRFAEGMADSIRMLIGKQDFLKTVNFEDGHSEDILKDNLLKAYDAIENKNAVFILCDILGGSPFKNAVTAFFHHENVKILYGTNLGMAIETCMKCMILEDNSNIDYIADEIAEAGKTNVGKFTYQEPISDEEPEDGI from the coding sequence ATGGCTGGAGTAATTATTACAGGCCATGGCAGATTTGCCGAAGGAATGGCAGATTCAATTCGTATGCTTATTGGAAAACAGGATTTTCTAAAGACTGTGAATTTTGAAGACGGCCACAGCGAGGATATTTTAAAAGATAATTTGCTGAAGGCTTATGATGCTATTGAAAATAAAAATGCCGTTTTCATCTTATGCGATATTTTAGGGGGTTCGCCCTTTAAAAACGCTGTGACGGCTTTTTTTCATCACGAAAATGTTAAAATATTATACGGTACCAATTTAGGCATGGCCATTGAGACGTGTATGAAATGCATGATATTGGAAGATAATTCAAATATAGATTATATTGCCGATGAAATAGCAGAAGCCGGTAAAACCAATGTAGGTAAATTTACTTATCAAGAACCTATTAGTGATGAAGAGCCGGAGGACGGCATTTAA
- a CDS encoding HAD family hydrolase produces MIKAVIFDMDGVLIDSEIVYINHIYERLVKRNPEIKIEQLYPTVGSTNKRTKEIIFELAGENLDSEEFNKEYETFFLDCSVDYPSILRRDVYDVLNYIKERGYKIGLASSTSPEGIENVVTSCGLKQYFDAIISGDMFKESKPHPEIYIHTSNLLNVSPENCLVIEDSNYGIKAACRAGMTVAAYKDERFAFDQSLAHYTIESLSEIPSLLDKLNTVI; encoded by the coding sequence ATGATAAAGGCAGTTATTTTTGACATGGACGGCGTATTGATTGACAGTGAGATTGTCTATATAAACCATATATATGAAAGGCTTGTTAAAAGAAATCCGGAAATAAAGATAGAACAGCTTTATCCCACCGTAGGCTCCACCAATAAAAGAACCAAGGAAATTATATTTGAGCTGGCGGGAGAAAACCTTGACTCAGAAGAATTTAATAAAGAATATGAAACCTTCTTTTTAGACTGTTCTGTAGATTATCCTTCCATATTAAGAAGAGATGTTTATGATGTATTAAACTATATTAAAGAAAGAGGGTATAAAATAGGTCTTGCTTCTTCAACCTCACCGGAGGGTATAGAAAACGTTGTGACTTCCTGCGGTTTAAAACAATATTTTGACGCTATTATAAGCGGCGATATGTTTAAAGAAAGCAAACCCCACCCTGAAATATACATCCATACATCAAATCTTTTAAACGTATCCCCTGAGAACTGTCTTGTAATAGAAGATTCCAACTATGGAATAAAGGCCGCCTGCAGGGCAGGAATGACTGTTGCAGCATATAAAGATGAAAGATTTGCCTTTGACCAGTCTTTAGCCCATTACACTATTGAATCGTTAAGCGAAATACCGAGTTTATTGGATAAGCTCAATACAGTTATTTAA
- a CDS encoding ABC transporter permease yields MSSIDIIVMSLRNLFKRKVRTFLTILGVVIGTAAIIVMISLGIAVNKNFEDSLSSMGDIRILTVYNPSGGNGRYYAMDTNASSSRGKDKVTLDEKALETFKKLPNVVAATPTMEIYLQSVSGKYVTSLNIKGVDPEAMEAFEYKIDKGELLRSDEKYAAVFGATAASNYRDPKDRNWWMKDNTEPVVNVMEDKIEVSYDWSFGQEQSNPFYTEEETGKQKPKPIKLSVKGVLQPMNWDTDYYVFMNIKDVQKLKADQARYEQSQNSGGGYSGGQRSTNTNEFDNILIKVNDVKNVEAVKAQIEEMGFYADSYFIDMLNQMNEMSRSLQLFLGAIGAVSLFVAAIGITNTMIMSIYERTREIGIMKVIGASIKDIKKLFLLEAALIGFIGGLAGLGLSYLISFLLNNTGMSFLSGITGGGMGGGSSVSVIPLWLSLAALAFACVIGLVSGYFPAKRAMNLSALAAIRTE; encoded by the coding sequence ATGAGTAGTATCGATATTATCGTAATGAGCCTCCGGAATCTCTTTAAAAGAAAGGTCAGAACCTTTCTTACAATATTAGGGGTTGTTATAGGTACTGCCGCAATTATAGTAATGATAAGCCTTGGTATTGCCGTAAATAAGAATTTTGAAGACAGCCTTTCATCAATGGGGGATATCAGGATATTAACCGTATATAACCCCAGCGGAGGAAACGGAAGATATTATGCCATGGACACAAACGCTTCCTCTTCAAGGGGAAAGGATAAAGTAACCCTTGACGAAAAAGCTCTTGAGACCTTTAAAAAGCTTCCTAATGTGGTGGCGGCGACCCCCACGATGGAAATATATCTTCAATCCGTATCAGGAAAATACGTAACCAGCCTTAACATAAAAGGTGTTGACCCTGAAGCTATGGAAGCCTTTGAATATAAAATAGATAAGGGCGAGCTTTTAAGGTCCGACGAAAAATACGCCGCTGTATTTGGTGCGACAGCGGCAAGCAATTACCGTGACCCAAAGGACAGAAACTGGTGGATGAAGGACAATACGGAGCCTGTTGTAAACGTCATGGAAGATAAAATAGAAGTAAGCTATGACTGGAGCTTCGGCCAGGAACAAAGCAATCCTTTTTACACTGAGGAAGAAACCGGAAAGCAAAAGCCCAAACCTATAAAATTAAGTGTTAAAGGCGTTTTACAGCCTATGAACTGGGATACAGACTATTACGTATTCATGAACATTAAAGATGTTCAAAAGCTTAAAGCCGATCAGGCACGATATGAACAGAGCCAGAATTCCGGCGGCGGCTATTCCGGCGGTCAAAGAAGCACAAATACCAATGAATTTGACAATATTCTTATAAAAGTAAACGATGTCAAAAATGTAGAAGCTGTGAAAGCGCAGATAGAAGAAATGGGATTTTATGCCGACAGCTATTTCATCGATATGCTTAATCAAATGAACGAAATGAGCAGAAGCCTCCAGCTTTTCCTGGGAGCCATCGGCGCCGTTTCATTATTTGTTGCAGCCATCGGCATAACCAATACCATGATTATGTCTATTTATGAAAGAACACGAGAAATTGGTATTATGAAGGTTATCGGCGCCTCCATAAAGGATATAAAGAAGCTTTTCCTTCTGGAAGCTGCCCTCATAGGCTTTATAGGAGGACTGGCAGGCCTCGGCCTAAGCTATCTAATCTCATTTCTCTTAAATAATACAGGCATGTCTTTCCTTTCAGGCATTACAGGCGGCGGTATGGGCGGTGGCTCTTCCGTAAGCGTAATCCCTCTTTGGCTTAGCCTTGCGGCTCTTGCCTTTGCCTGTGTCATTGGCCTTGTATCAGGCTATTTCCCGGCGAAGAGGGCCATGAATTTAAGTGCCCTGGCTGCCATAAGAACAGAGTAA
- a CDS encoding ABC transporter ATP-binding protein, with translation MGDEKIIALDNINLDFEKGKIYCLLGTSGSGKSTLLNLIAGLEKPTKGEIIFKNYHIEKLNERQLADYRQKYIGFVFQSFNLLPSFTALENVTLPLIFKKVSKKARMKKAKDMLNAVGLDKRENHKPSQLSGGQQQRVSIARAFINEPEIVFADEPTGNLDTKTTLEMMELITGMAKRNNQTLIIVTHDLEIAHYANTIISIRDGNVEKVIHSEDYSEEDLIKQFVNI, from the coding sequence ATGGGAGACGAAAAAATAATCGCCCTAGACAATATAAACCTTGATTTTGAAAAGGGAAAAATATACTGCCTTTTAGGGACCTCCGGTTCCGGAAAATCTACTTTGCTTAACCTCATAGCCGGCCTTGAAAAGCCCACAAAAGGCGAAATAATCTTTAAAAATTATCACATAGAAAAACTAAACGAAAGACAGCTTGCCGACTACAGGCAGAAATATATAGGCTTTGTTTTCCAATCCTTTAATCTTCTGCCGTCCTTTACGGCGCTTGAAAACGTTACATTGCCGCTTATTTTTAAAAAAGTGAGCAAAAAAGCACGTATGAAAAAAGCAAAGGATATGCTAAACGCCGTAGGCCTTGACAAAAGGGAGAACCATAAGCCCTCTCAGCTTTCAGGCGGGCAGCAGCAAAGGGTAAGTATTGCGAGGGCCTTTATTAACGAGCCGGAAATTGTATTTGCCGACGAGCCTACAGGAAACCTCGATACGAAAACCACCCTTGAAATGATGGAGCTTATTACGGGTATGGCTAAAAGAAATAATCAGACCTTGATTATCGTAACTCATGACCTGGAAATTGCCCATTACGCCAACACAATCATAAGTATCCGAGACGGAAACGTTGAAAAGGTAATACATTCCGAGGACTATTCTGAAGAAGACTTAATTAAGCAATTTGTAAACATTTAA
- a CDS encoding polysaccharide deacetylase family protein, whose protein sequence is MNKFINKIALWGLLFSTAFTGCSGVASGEPVSAVAAVIENSSDYKKALETENKENPEKENTEQEENTQPETPVPPKEEGAAEPEQEPEKKPFDPSLKPNEVGNVLIIMYHHIVEYDTNKNLERSAKDFRSDLERLYDEGYRLTSMESLIQNKIEVEPGKSPVVLTFDDGWSTAFSLEETEEGLKPKKNTAVEIINTFCDERPDFGKAAIFYINGYQGAFSGAGNLSERFQYLVENGYEIGNHTYSHSNLSKLNAEGIQNEIVSLDLFVKDILPDYQMTSFCYPYGVRPKEELRPLALKGEFQGKTYEYKWALREGPTKNSAAPNSIKFDPLNVPRVRGTNNEEMDLWWFLDYYKANPQLKYISDGEPDVISVPLDRENLVNKESIGEKTLNIY, encoded by the coding sequence ATGAATAAATTTATAAATAAGATAGCCTTATGGGGGCTGTTGTTTTCCACGGCTTTTACAGGGTGCAGCGGTGTTGCCTCGGGAGAGCCTGTAAGTGCCGTTGCGGCAGTGATAGAAAACAGCTCCGACTATAAGAAGGCCTTAGAAACGGAAAATAAAGAAAATCCCGAAAAGGAAAATACTGAACAAGAAGAAAATACCCAGCCTGAAACACCTGTGCCTCCCAAGGAGGAAGGGGCGGCAGAACCGGAGCAAGAGCCTGAAAAGAAGCCCTTTGATCCTTCTCTTAAGCCCAATGAGGTTGGGAACGTTCTCATTATAATGTATCATCATATCGTAGAATACGATACCAATAAGAATCTTGAAAGAAGCGCCAAGGATTTCAGAAGCGATCTGGAAAGGCTCTATGACGAAGGCTACAGGCTTACTTCCATGGAAAGCCTGATTCAGAATAAAATAGAGGTGGAACCAGGGAAAAGCCCCGTCGTATTAACCTTCGACGATGGCTGGAGCACAGCATTTTCTCTGGAAGAAACAGAAGAAGGCCTGAAACCTAAGAAAAATACCGCCGTAGAAATTATAAATACATTTTGCGATGAAAGGCCGGACTTCGGAAAGGCCGCCATATTTTACATCAACGGCTATCAAGGGGCATTCAGCGGTGCAGGGAATCTTTCGGAAAGATTTCAGTACCTTGTAGAAAACGGCTACGAAATAGGAAACCATACATACAGCCACAGCAATTTATCAAAATTAAATGCAGAAGGCATTCAAAATGAAATTGTAAGCCTTGACCTTTTTGTAAAGGATATACTGCCGGACTATCAGATGACCTCTTTCTGTTATCCTTACGGCGTACGGCCGAAAGAGGAATTAAGGCCTTTGGCTCTTAAAGGAGAATTTCAGGGTAAAACATATGAATATAAATGGGCTTTAAGGGAAGGCCCTACGAAGAATTCCGCCGCCCCTAACAGCATTAAATTTGACCCTTTGAATGTTCCGAGAGTAAGAGGAACCAATAATGAAGAAATGGATTTATGGTGGTTTCTTGATTACTACAAGGCAAATCCTCAGTTAAAATATATATCCGACGGAGAGCCGGACGTAATTTCAGTTCCTCTTGACAGAGAAAATCTTGTGAACAAAGAAAGCATAGGGGAAAAGACTCTGAATATTTATTAA
- a CDS encoding aminotransferase class I/II-fold pyridoxal phosphate-dependent enzyme → MEIYKTLMNYKEKGIYPFHMPGHKRNKAFLSLHTEPAEIDFTEIPEMDNLHDPKEMIFESQKKCAVLFGAEKSYYLINGTTSGIIASICALCQEGESIIVARNSHKSVYSALIYSGANPVYVFPKINSFGIPAGISPEEVKKALLENPKAKAVFIVSPTYEGFVSDIQAIAEEVHKYHIPLIVDEAHGSHFAFSEYFPKTALEMGADISIQSLHKTLPSYTQTSVLHTQGNLFDERLLKLHLSMIQTSSPSYILMAGIDNCVDLLYKDKKKIFEDYISILEGYRKKALSYKNFILMGEEQENTSHILSVDKGKLTFVLKRAYPNIEQELLDKYKIQLEMAAENHFILMTSPADTKAGFDRLHFALSEIDEKISNFPLKEFKITNQYPVPKQIIHPKKALYKAPESMMLKDALGKVSGDFVTPYPPGIPLIAPGEEITKETLEYLSEKYLSKNINTISIQ, encoded by the coding sequence ATGGAAATATACAAAACCCTTATGAACTATAAAGAAAAGGGCATTTATCCTTTTCATATGCCCGGGCATAAAAGAAATAAGGCTTTTTTAAGCCTTCATACGGAGCCTGCGGAAATTGATTTTACGGAAATACCGGAAATGGATAATCTTCACGACCCTAAGGAAATGATTTTTGAATCTCAAAAAAAATGTGCTGTGCTTTTCGGCGCAGAAAAATCCTATTATCTTATTAACGGAACTACCTCAGGCATTATCGCTTCCATCTGTGCTTTATGCCAGGAAGGAGAAAGTATAATTGTAGCAAGAAACAGCCATAAAAGCGTTTATTCGGCTTTAATCTATTCAGGGGCGAACCCTGTATATGTTTTTCCAAAGATTAATTCCTTCGGCATCCCTGCAGGCATAAGCCCTGAGGAGGTTAAGAAGGCGCTTTTAGAAAACCCCAAGGCAAAGGCGGTTTTTATTGTAAGCCCTACCTATGAAGGCTTTGTTTCAGATATTCAGGCCATAGCGGAAGAAGTTCATAAATATCATATCCCTCTTATTGTAGACGAGGCCCACGGTTCTCATTTCGCCTTCTCAGAATATTTTCCTAAAACAGCTCTTGAAATGGGTGCTGACATCTCTATCCAGAGTCTTCATAAAACATTGCCTTCTTATACTCAGACCTCTGTTTTGCACACTCAGGGAAATCTTTTCGACGAAAGGCTTTTAAAGCTCCATTTATCCATGATTCAGACATCGAGCCCTTCTTATATCCTCATGGCCGGTATTGACAATTGCGTTGATTTATTATATAAAGACAAAAAGAAGATATTTGAAGATTATATCAGTATTCTAGAGGGATACAGAAAAAAAGCCCTTTCTTATAAAAATTTCATCTTAATGGGAGAAGAGCAGGAAAATACCAGTCATATCCTTTCGGTAGATAAAGGAAAGCTTACCTTTGTTCTTAAAAGAGCATATCCCAATATAGAGCAGGAGCTTCTTGATAAATATAAAATACAGCTTGAAATGGCGGCAGAAAACCATTTTATCTTAATGACAAGCCCTGCGGACACAAAAGCAGGCTTTGACAGGCTTCACTTCGCCTTAAGTGAAATCGATGAAAAAATATCAAATTTCCCCTTGAAAGAGTTTAAAATTACAAATCAATATCCTGTTCCGAAGCAAATAATTCACCCGAAAAAAGCCCTTTATAAAGCGCCTGAATCTATGATGCTAAAAGACGCTTTGGGTAAGGTCTCAGGGGATTTTGTAACGCCGTATCCGCCGGGAATCCCTTTAATAGCCCCCGGAGAGGAAATAACAAAGGAAACGTTAGAATATTTATCCGAAAAATACCTTTCGAAAAATATCAATACCATATCAATACAATAG
- a CDS encoding ATP-binding protein, whose protein sequence is MERDSIYKEIGKRLDGLYIYNNIKENEIIKALYALCEEGGKNQRSFVQKLIFEAEKEGLSGNIYKDLIIKIFLQDENYFTLALERKENIGNKSILQFAHKDMEAIYYILSIPPEFFLGSDGEYIKDYKSLEESNLNFLEGINAQSFDEFFESTADYYMEKGCGDLAVYPAFRYNSAAKNLEPVENFDKVYFDEIIGCEYQKKQLKSNTEAFLEGFRANNVLLAGSRGTGKSSCIKALSTEYYARGLRIIEIKKEQIMELSRILKLIEKRGKYFIIFVDDLSFEDFEIEYKHMKSLLEGSTQARPKNVLFYATSNRRHIIQEKWKDKITDPNDEEVHTSDMMNEKLSLSDRFGLTLTFGRPSPDEFVNIVEGIARLEGMDISKEELSKRAFQWELTHKGLSGRTARQFIDNLLWEKNANQ, encoded by the coding sequence ATGGAAAGAGACAGTATTTACAAAGAGATAGGAAAGCGATTGGACGGTCTTTATATTTATAATAATATAAAGGAAAATGAGATTATAAAGGCTCTCTATGCCCTTTGTGAAGAAGGAGGGAAAAACCAAAGGAGCTTCGTTCAAAAGCTTATTTTCGAAGCGGAAAAGGAAGGCCTTAGCGGCAATATATATAAAGACCTTATCATAAAAATATTTTTGCAGGACGAAAATTATTTCACTTTGGCCTTGGAAAGAAAAGAAAACATAGGAAACAAAAGCATATTACAGTTTGCCCATAAAGATATGGAGGCAATTTATTATATTTTGAGTATCCCGCCCGAATTTTTTCTGGGCTCCGACGGAGAATATATAAAAGACTATAAAAGCCTTGAAGAAAGCAATTTGAATTTTTTAGAAGGCATCAATGCCCAAAGCTTTGATGAATTTTTTGAAAGCACCGCTGATTATTATATGGAAAAGGGCTGCGGGGACCTGGCGGTTTATCCTGCCTTTCGGTATAATAGCGCTGCCAAGAATCTTGAGCCTGTGGAAAACTTTGATAAGGTATATTTTGATGAAATTATCGGCTGCGAGTATCAGAAAAAACAGCTTAAAAGCAATACCGAGGCCTTTTTGGAGGGCTTTCGGGCAAATAATGTTCTTTTGGCCGGGTCAAGGGGAACAGGAAAGTCCTCCTGTATCAAGGCTCTTTCAACGGAATACTATGCTAGGGGCCTTAGAATTATTGAAATAAAAAAGGAACAAATAATGGAGCTTTCCCGTATACTTAAATTGATTGAGAAAAGAGGGAAATATTTTATCATTTTTGTTGATGATTTATCCTTTGAGGATTTTGAAATAGAATATAAGCATATGAAATCCCTTCTTGAAGGAAGCACCCAAGCGCGGCCTAAAAATGTGCTTTTTTATGCCACCAGCAACCGCCGTCACATTATTCAGGAGAAATGGAAGGATAAAATAACCGACCCTAATGATGAAGAGGTCCATACTTCCGATATGATGAATGAAAAGCTCTCCTTATCCGATCGGTTCGGCTTAACCCTCACTTTCGGCAGGCCGTCTCCCGACGAATTCGTAAATATCGTTGAAGGCATTGCAAGGCTTGAAGGAATGGATATTTCCAAGGAGGAGCTTTCAAAAAGAGCCTTTCAATGGGAGCTTACCCATAAAGGTCTTTCAGGAAGAACCGCAAGGCAGTTTATAGATAATTTATTATGGGAAAAGAACGCTAATCAATAA
- the murA gene encoding UDP-N-acetylglucosamine 1-carboxyvinyltransferase — protein sequence MEKFIVEQSPPLKGRVKIGGSKNAVLPIMAASLLTEGGCTIKDVPPLKDVYTMKDILTDLGAVVIWNEKEGSVHIQAQSIAKKEASYELVSKIRASFLIMGPMLARWGEAKVPLPGGCLIGARPVDLHLKGFSALGAEIEIAHGMVTAKSKGLKGNKIYLDFPSVGATENIMMAAVLAEGQTVIENAATEPEIVDLSNFLNNLGAQIRGAGTDTVKITGVDKLKSTEYTVIPDRIEAGTFMTCVAACGGDIELENILAEHLKPMIAKLKEAAIEITEMQNGIRIIADPTRPIKGIDIKTMPYPGFPTDMQAQFMAMLTGCQGSAVITETVFENRFMHVPELLRMGADIKIESRTAFVEGVKNLTGANVKATDLRAGAALVTAALKAQGVTEISNIYHIDRGYCGFDEKLRSLGAKITRLVMEDIKEEQNE from the coding sequence TTGGAAAAGTTTATTGTTGAGCAGTCGCCTCCTTTAAAGGGAAGAGTTAAGATAGGCGGCTCTAAAAATGCTGTGCTTCCTATCATGGCGGCCTCTTTACTTACAGAGGGCGGCTGCACCATAAAAGATGTTCCGCCTTTAAAAGATGTATATACAATGAAAGATATTTTGACGGATTTAGGCGCCGTCGTTATTTGGAATGAAAAAGAAGGCTCTGTGCATATTCAGGCCCAGAGTATTGCTAAAAAAGAGGCGTCTTATGAGCTGGTTTCAAAGATAAGAGCATCTTTTTTAATCATGGGGCCGATGCTTGCAAGATGGGGAGAAGCTAAGGTTCCTCTTCCCGGGGGCTGTTTGATTGGGGCAAGGCCCGTAGACCTGCATTTAAAAGGCTTCAGTGCTCTTGGGGCAGAAATAGAAATAGCCCATGGTATGGTTACGGCAAAAAGCAAAGGTCTTAAAGGCAACAAAATATATCTCGATTTTCCAAGTGTAGGGGCCACTGAAAACATAATGATGGCAGCGGTTCTTGCAGAAGGACAGACTGTAATAGAAAATGCCGCCACAGAGCCGGAAATAGTGGATTTATCCAATTTCTTAAATAATCTTGGGGCTCAGATAAGAGGCGCCGGAACAGATACCGTAAAAATAACCGGGGTGGACAAGCTTAAATCTACAGAATATACGGTTATTCCCGACAGAATAGAAGCAGGGACCTTTATGACCTGTGTTGCCGCCTGCGGAGGAGATATAGAGCTTGAAAATATACTTGCAGAGCATTTAAAGCCCATGATAGCAAAGCTTAAAGAGGCGGCAATAGAGATTACGGAAATGCAGAACGGCATAAGAATCATTGCCGACCCTACAAGGCCCATTAAAGGAATAGACATTAAAACAATGCCTTATCCCGGCTTTCCTACGGATATGCAGGCTCAGTTTATGGCAATGCTGACAGGCTGCCAAGGTTCTGCTGTAATAACAGAAACCGTATTTGAAAACAGATTTATGCACGTTCCCGAGCTTTTAAGAATGGGCGCCGATATCAAAATTGAATCCAGAACGGCATTTGTAGAAGGGGTAAAGAACCTTACGGGAGCAAATGTAAAGGCCACGGATTTAAGGGCAGGAGCGGCCCTTGTAACAGCGGCTCTGAAGGCTCAGGGCGTTACGGAAATAAGCAATATTTATCATATAGACAGAGGCTATTGCGGTTTTGATGAAAAGCTCAGAAGCCTCGGAGCAAAGATAACGCGGCTTGTTATGGAAGACATAAAAGAAGAACAGAATGAATAG
- a CDS encoding BofC C-terminal domain-containing protein — MKRLAAAIILVLLGAVVLGVGAYFSYGIFNNPSQKPEQLANTALLPETPKDTDIEANNIKEEEIVKIKPYTKMIYEYYYKDDRNTERSEEDPPHFMIGKTKEEMEITFDQWEIVKFTEEEVIMRRQMEGSSAQNYIVGVQDGYVAVFYNEAIDGAKIKEITDTPVSALPEDERQKLLDGISISGEEALMRLLEDYTS, encoded by the coding sequence ATGAAAAGGCTTGCAGCAGCAATTATATTAGTTTTATTAGGAGCAGTCGTTCTTGGCGTCGGGGCGTATTTCAGCTATGGCATATTCAACAATCCTTCCCAGAAGCCGGAACAGTTAGCAAATACTGCCCTCTTGCCGGAAACGCCAAAGGATACAGACATTGAAGCCAATAATATAAAAGAAGAAGAAATAGTAAAAATAAAGCCTTATACAAAAATGATTTACGAATATTATTACAAAGACGACAGAAACACTGAAAGGTCTGAAGAGGATCCGCCCCATTTTATGATTGGAAAAACAAAAGAAGAAATGGAGATTACCTTCGACCAGTGGGAAATCGTTAAATTTACGGAAGAAGAAGTCATCATGAGAAGGCAGATGGAGGGAAGCTCCGCCCAGAACTATATTGTAGGGGTTCAAGATGGATATGTGGCGGTTTTTTATAATGAAGCAATAGACGGAGCAAAAATCAAAGAAATCACCGATACCCCCGTAAGCGCTTTGCCGGAAGATGAAAGGCAAAAGCTTCTCGATGGTATTTCCATTTCAGGAGAAGAAGCTCTTATGCGGCTTTTGGAGGATTACACAAGCTAG
- the murI gene encoding glutamate racemase, producing the protein MDTRPIGVFDSGVGGLTVAAEIIKALPNEKIVYFGDTARLPYGTKSKEAVTRFSKQIVKFLMSFDVKAIVIACNTISSNSYDDLQKEFDIKFIEVITPGAESCAKETKNKIVGITGTQATIESHAYEKKLTELMPGIKVHGVACGLFVPLAEEGWTDCEIAYLTAKEYLDPMIEKGIDSIVLGCTHYPLLYNCIKRAAGDNIKIINPAYATALKLKEYLTSKDMLNPNEEIKEPDFYLSDQTPKFKEICKIALGREYEANKADIECL; encoded by the coding sequence ATGGACACAAGACCAATCGGGGTTTTCGATTCCGGCGTGGGAGGCCTTACGGTAGCCGCTGAAATAATTAAAGCACTTCCAAATGAAAAAATTGTTTATTTCGGCGATACGGCAAGGCTGCCTTATGGAACAAAAAGTAAAGAAGCAGTAACCCGTTTCAGTAAGCAGATTGTAAAATTTTTAATGAGCTTCGACGTAAAAGCTATTGTAATTGCCTGCAACACCATAAGCAGTAACAGCTACGACGACCTTCAGAAAGAATTTGACATAAAATTTATAGAGGTAATCACCCCCGGAGCAGAAAGCTGCGCCAAAGAAACAAAAAATAAAATCGTAGGCATCACAGGAACCCAGGCAACCATCGAAAGCCATGCCTATGAAAAAAAGCTTACGGAACTTATGCCGGGCATTAAGGTACATGGCGTAGCCTGCGGCCTTTTTGTTCCTTTAGCGGAAGAAGGCTGGACGGACTGCGAAATAGCCTATCTTACGGCTAAGGAATATCTCGATCCTATGATTGAAAAGGGTATTGATTCCATTGTTCTAGGCTGTACCCACTATCCCCTTTTATATAATTGCATAAAAAGGGCGGCAGGAGACAATATAAAAATAATAAACCCTGCTTATGCTACGGCTCTTAAATTAAAAGAATATTTAACTTCAAAGGATATGCTTAATCCCAATGAAGAAATCAAAGAGCCTGATTTTTATTTAAGCGACCAGACACCTAAATTTAAAGAAATATGCAAAATTGCCCTTGGCAGGGAATATGAAGCAAATAAAGCAGACATCGAATGCCTGTAA